The following nucleotide sequence is from Nitrospira sp..
CCGCTTCATGAACGTCGTACATTGGAGTGTCAAAGGAGGAGGACAATGGAAAGTGTCAACGCGCGAGAGGCCGACCTCATCACGAATCCCCATCAGGTCAAGGCGAGTCGGTTGTACGACACGGAGCATGCTCAAGTAGTTCACATCACGTTAGAACCGGGTGAATCGCTCAAGAAGCACGTGACGCCCGTCGATGTCTTCTTCTACGTCCTGGAAGGGAGAGGGATCGTCGAGATCGGAGACGAGAGGAAAGAAGTCGGGCCGGACATGCTCATTTCCAGCCCCGCCCGCATTCCGCACAGGTGGTCCAACCAGAGCGACAAGCCGTTCCGCGTGTTGGTCGTCAAGGTTCCGCGTCCGACCGAAGCCACGAAGTTGCTTTGAGAGACAGGATGCGCCATTCGTGACGAGCATGCCGTGCCTCTTGGGTCAGGACGATGATGCTCGGAACATAGTCCAGACCGAGGCGTCCATCCGGGCCGTTCAGAAATCGACGCTGTGGCCATTTGCTCTGAGATCTGCCATGCTGCCGTTCCTGATCGAGACGTTGTTCCGTTGCGATGCTTGGTGCATCACGAAGGTCTTCTAAACAGTCCGTCGAAAATTTATACTGACGCACCAGGATTTGCGTGAGGGCGGTTGTTTCTATGGGCGTCTGCGGGCTGGTAGGCAGGATCGGCTTATGCGGTGTGTGGCGCGTCGAATGACTCATGACGGGGCGTGGGTAGCGGGAGAGAGGGCTCATGCCCTCCAGCAGAGGGAGTGGTGAGGTGTTGGTTGATCGGGTGATGAACGAGGGGGAATTGGATGAACGGCATCAGTCGAATATTGCGACTCGCCGGTCTGTCGAAGTCGTGGTGCTGGCCGTGGTCAGTATTTGGGCGTTCTTCACCAATCTCACGTTTTCGTTGCTGGAAGGCAGCGAAGGCCTTTACGCGGGCATTGCAGGTGAAATGGGGCGGCGGCAGGAATTTTTCGACCTCACGTACCAGGGCATTCCGTACTTCAACAAGCCGCCCTTCTTCTTCTGGCTGCTCAATGCGTCGACCACCCTGTGGGGCGACCATGAACTTGCCCTGCGCCTGCCCGGTTCGATCGCCGCCGTCGGTACCATTGTCCTGACCTACGTGCTGGCCTCCAGGCTCATGTCCTCGACAGCGGCCTTCTGGGCCGCCTTGACCGTGGCGACCAGCCACGTCTTTCTCTGGTACGGCCGGCGGGTGCTGTTCGATTCGACGCTGACCTTTTTCATTACGCTGGCGCTGTTCGCCTGGGCCTACGTCCAACTGCTGGGCCGCAGTTCCTGGTGGTATCTGCTGAGTTTCTTGAGCATGGCGCTCGGAGTGATGTTGAAGGAACTGCACGGGTTCTTTTTGCCGATGCTGGTCATGGTCTCCTATGCGGTCATCCAGCGGGATTGGCGGATGTTCAAGGACAAGGTGTTTTGGATCGGGTTATCCGGAGCACTGGTGATCATGGCGGCCTACGCCGGCATGCTGGGCCAAGGGTACCAACACCATTTTCATCTCGGCGCCGCGGTCAAAGTGATTTGGAACCCCACCGCCTCCGGTCCGCCGCCGGAAGGGCACCCCTTCTATTGGTATCTGGGCATGATCTGGGCCGACTTTTTCCCCTGGTCGATCCTGCTGCCCTCCACGCTGCTGTTGTTCTGGGCCCGACGGCCCTTCCCGAACCGGTCGGTCGAGGTCCTGTCGTTGATCTGGGTCTTCGGGCTCTTGATCGCCTTCAGCCTCGCCACCATGAAACGCGAGCCCTATCTCATGCCGATGGTGCCGGGATTCGGGTTGATGGTCGGCTACTATTACCAGCATGTCTTGTCGCTGCCGGAACGGCAGACTCCCATGCCGATCTGGCTGCGGCTGTTGTTGGGAATACTGGCCCTCCTCTTTGCCGTCGGTATCGTGATCGGGCCGCTCTTGCTCAAGAAACGGTGGCTCGTGCCGCCGGATTTCGTGCCGCCGCTCTTTATCGCGGTCATCGCCGCCATGTCCGGCGTGCTGCTCTATGCGGCCATTCGCTCCCGTCTGCACCTGGCGCACTATATGGTCGGGGGCCTGGCGGTCGGGTTCATGGTGACGGTCGTGAACATCGTCTTCCCGGCGATCGACCAGGCCTTCTCGCCAAGGAAAATCACCGAGGAAATTAAACTGCTCGCCCGCGAGGGCCAACCGGCGCTGTTCCACTACATTCCCGGCTGGCCGAAAAACGAAGACGCGGTCTATTATCTCAAGCGAGATAATGTGGTGCCGGAACTCCCCACGCCCGACGCGGTGGCCGAGGCTGCGCGCCGGCACGGCACCATCAGGGTCGTGACCGAAGAGCAACATGCCGTCACCCTGGAGAAACGAACGGATTTCGCGACGGAGCGGATTCGTGAATTTCGCCAACCGAGCCGCAAACATTTGTGGCTCCTGTCGGTGCGCAGCGGGGCTTGAATCGGATCGAGGGAGTCGCCGACTCCACGAAGGCCTCCCTGCGGTGTCGCCATAGGAGGGCCGTCATGCACACCATCCTCGCGGTTGCACTCTTCTTCTGTGCCGTCGCCGCCACCGCCTACGCCGATGAGCCGTCACGCCGCATGCCGTTGCAGGAGCGAGCCGTGCTCCCAGCCGGTCAGGTCGTGCAGGGCGATTACTTTGCCGTAGGGCCGCACGTCGAGATTTCCGGCCTCGTGAACGGCGATGTCTATGCCGCGGGCGGCGACGTGTTGGTGGATGGCACGGTCAACGGCGACCTGATCGTGATGGGCGGCAAGGTCGTGTTGTCCGGCACCGTGGCTCAAGACGCCCGGATTGCCGGGGGGCAGGTCACCATCAGCGGCAGCATCGGCCGGAACGCCACGGTCGGGAGCCTCGACCTGCAGGTCACCGAGCGCGCACAGGTGCAGGAGAACCTGCTGGCGGGCGGCGGCAACGTGCAGCTGGCGGGACGCGTCGGCCATGATGCGCGGATCGGCGCCTGGCATCTCACCGTCGCGAACGAGGTGGCGCGGGACCTGGCTGTGGCGGCCGAGTCCGTGCGGCTCACGTCGAAGGCGTCCGTGGGCGGACGGCTCCGTTATTGGGGCGAGGACCCTCCCTCTATCGACGAAGGAGCGACGGTGCGTGGGCCGGTGGTGCATCGCCGGCCTCCCGAAGGTTGGAGCATCGAGCGGGCTCGTCACGGCCTCATCGGAGCACGGATCGCGGCGGAGTTCGTCAACTTCCTGGCCACGCTGATGCTCGGGCTCCTGCTCATCCGCGTCTATCCGTTGTTCACCGATCGCGTGACGGCGACGATCCGCGCCCGTCCCGGCGCCTCGCTTGGCTGGGGAGCGGTAGCCTTCGTGGGGATTCCACTCCTCGCGCTGAGCTTTCTCATTACCCTGTTCGCGCTGCCCGTGGGAATGGTGTTGTTGGCCCTGTATGGCGCGACGGTCTATCTCGCGCGGGTCTATGCCATCACCTGGCTGGGCCAGTTCCTGATCCGCCGCCGCTCCGAGATGTCTTCGCCGGCTGGCCCTTTCGTGCTCGGCCTGGTGTTGTATTCGCTGCTCTCGATGATTCCAGTCGTCGGCAAGGTCGTGACATTGCTGGCGCTGTTTCTCGGATTGGGGGCCCTGCTGATGACGAAGCGGGAACTCGTCATGGCCCTGCGGGAGCAGGGGCAGGTGTGAGCATGGAGGAGCGGGCGCAACAGGCCGGGGTGATCCTGGAACAGGGGACGGTGCGTTGTGAGGGAGCCTGGACCTTGCGTAGCCTGGGCCGGGTGGAGCGGGTGCTCGCCGCGACGATCTGGCCGCACGGCGGCGCCCTCCGGTTCGACACGAGCGGGATCGAGGCCTTCGATACAGGCGGCGCGGTCGTGTTGTATCGCGCGGTGACCGATGCCAGGCGGCAGGGGTGCGACGCGACGATCGAGGGGTTGCGGTCTGATTACGAACAGCTTCTGAGCCTGGTCACATCCAACTGGAGCGCTGTCGTCACGGACGTGTCGCCGAGACTCAACGGTGCCGAGCGGCTCGACGCGGCGGTCCACCGTCTGCGCGAGAGGGGCCTTCAGGGACTCGCCTTTCTCGGGGAGAGCGCCGTCGCATTGGGGCGCCTCGTCAGGAGACCGGCCAGGTTGCGGTGGCGAACCGGTCTCCACCGCCTGCGGCTCGACGGCGTGAACGCGCTGCCCATCACCGGTCTGCTCACGTTCTTGATCGGTGTGGTGATCGCCTATCAAGGCGCGGAACAGTTGCGGAAGTTCGGCACCAATATTTTCATCGTGGACCTGGTGGGTATTTCGCTGTTGCGCGAAATCGCCCCGCTGATCGCGGCCATTCTGATCGCCGGGCGGTCGGGCTCGGCCTATGCGGCGCAGATCGGGACCATGAAGGTGACAGAGGAGTTGGATGCGCTGAAGACGCTCGGCCTGTCGCCGATCGAGCTGCTGGTCGTGCCGCGGGTCGTGGCCCTGATCGTGACGTTGCCGTTGTTGACCGTCTATGCCGACATCCTGGGGGTGTTCGGCGGGATGCTGATTGCGGCCAACCAGCTGAGCGTGAGCTTCACGGCCTTTCTGTCCCGCTTTGAGGAGGCCGTGGCCCTGCGGCATTTCCTGATCGGGATCGCCAAGGCGCCGTTCTTCGCCCTGATCATTGCGTTGGTGGGCTGTTATCAAGGGTTTCAGATTCGCGGCGGCGTGGACGATGTCGGGCGGCATACGACGATCAGCGTCGTGCAGAGCATTTTCCTCGTCATCATTTTCGATGCCATCTGCAGCATTCTGTTGAACTGGTGGAACTTGTGACCTTCCGAGACGGAGTGAGTGATGGAGCCTCCATGACGGAGGCATCGCCGGCAGCCGCGCCGTCGCAGGCCGTGGACTCGCCCGTGATCGAGGTGAGCCATGTGTCGACCAGATTCGGGCAGGCCGTCGTGCACGACGATGTGAACCTCATGGTCGTGCGCGGCGAGGTGTTTGCCATCGCCGGGGGGAACGGCTGCGGTAAGTCGACGCTGCTGCGGGAAATCATCGGGCTGCTGCGTCCCAGCTCCGGGACGATCCGCCTGTTCGGCCGGGACAGCCGCGAATTGGAAGCCTCCGACGGGCGCGCGATTCATCGTCGGTTCGGGGTGATGTTTCAAGGCGGCGCCCTCTTCAGTTCCATGACGCTGGAGGACAATGTCGCCGTGCCCCTGCGCGAACATACGCGGCTCAACGCCGCGGCCATTCGGGACATCGTGGCGTTGAAAGTTGCCCTCGTGGGGCTTCCGCAGGAGAGCAAACGGAAGTTCCCCAGCGAACTCAGCGGCGGTATGAAGCGGCGCGCGGCCCTCGCGCGGGCCATCGTGATGGATCCCGAGTTGTTGTTTCTCGACGAGCCGACGGCGGGCCTCGATCCGATGATCGCTGATGGATTCGACGAACTCTTGCTCCATCTGAAGCGGCTGCTCGGATTCACGGTGGTGATGGTGACGCATGATTTGGATTCCTTGTGGCGAGTGGCCGATCGGGTGGCGGTGTTGGGCAACGGCAAGATTCTTGGCATCGGCACGATGGAGGAGCTGACGCATTCCGAGGATGCCGTCGTGCGCGACTATTTCCATGGGCCGCGTGGACGGGCTGCTCGGGCGAACTACGCCGGGTCGGTCTTGCACGAGGGCTGAGAGGGGCCGATGGAGCCGAAGGTCAACTATGTGGTCGTGGGCGCCTTCGTCGTGCTGTTGGGCGCGACGGTGCTGGGGGTCATTCTGTGGCTGGGCAAGACGGACTATCGCGGCGCGTATGACCGCTACTACGTCTATACGCGTGAGTCGGTTGCGGGGCTGAGCGTGGACTCCACCGTGAAGTATCGCGGCGTGGATGTCGGGCGGGTCAAGGAGGTCGTGCTCAACCCGGACAACTCGGAAGAGGTGCGGGTGACGCTCGACATCGTGCGGGGCACGCCCATCAAGACCGATACGCAGGCGTTGCTGGTGACACAGGGGTTGACGGGGCTGGTGACGCTGAATCTCACCGGTGGGAGCCGCGAAGCCCCTTCGCTCGCCGCCGCGCCGGGCCTACCCTATCCGATCATCGCCAGTGCACCCTCGCTGGCCGGACGGCTGGACGGCGCGCTCTCGCAACTGTTGTCGGAGCAGGGCCTGGCGAGCCTGGTCGCGAATTTGAATGGGTTGGCTCAGAATGCCTCCTCCGCGTTGGACGAGGAAAACCGGCGGGCGTTGCGGCAGATGCTGAAGGACCTGTCCGAAGTGACGCGGTTGCTGGCGGCGCACGGCCACGAGGTCGATCGCGGCCTGCAAAGCGCGGCGGCGGCGGCTGAACAGGCTGCGCGCCTGGCCGAGCAGATGGGCAAGCAGTTGCCGATGTTGCTGGAGCGTCTCAATAAAAGCACGGCTGCCCTCCAGGTCATGGCGGAGGAACTGGCCAAGACGAGCCGATCCGTCGGGGAGGTGGTTGGAGCCAGCAAGCCCGATCTCGAGCGATTCTCCCGCCAGACCTTGGCGGATACCGGCTTGCTGATCGGTGAATTGCGGCAACTCACCGCAACCTTGACCAGGGTGGCACAGCAGGTCGAGCGGCAACCGAACGTCCTGGTCCTCGGCCGTCCGTCGACCTCGAAGGGGCCGGGAGAATGAGGGGAGCGTCGGTGGTGAACCATTCGGTCCTGCGCGGCGCGGGCGTCTTGTTCCTGGGTCTTGTCTTGACGGCCTGTGCCTTGAGCCCTTCCACGGACGGCCCTGTCCGTACCTATGTGCTGATGGCCGACGAAGCGGCCTGGAATCTCCATGAGCGGGCGGCTCAGCCCGTCGATCATGGTGTCCTGCTCGTAGACCTTCCCCAGACGGAAGCGGGATTCGATCAGGCGCGCATGGCCTACGTGCAGCGGCCGTCGGAAGTACGGTATTACGCCACGAATCAATGGGCCGATGCGCCGGCCCGCATGCTGCAGCCCCTCCTGGTC
It contains:
- a CDS encoding ATP-binding cassette domain-containing protein, whose product is MTEASPAAAPSQAVDSPVIEVSHVSTRFGQAVVHDDVNLMVVRGEVFAIAGGNGCGKSTLLREIIGLLRPSSGTIRLFGRDSRELEASDGRAIHRRFGVMFQGGALFSSMTLEDNVAVPLREHTRLNAAAIRDIVALKVALVGLPQESKRKFPSELSGGMKRRAALARAIVMDPELLFLDEPTAGLDPMIADGFDELLLHLKRLLGFTVVMVTHDLDSLWRVADRVAVLGNGKILGIGTMEELTHSEDAVVRDYFHGPRGRAARANYAGSVLHEG
- a CDS encoding glycosyltransferase family 39 protein encodes the protein MPSSRGSGEVLVDRVMNEGELDERHQSNIATRRSVEVVVLAVVSIWAFFTNLTFSLLEGSEGLYAGIAGEMGRRQEFFDLTYQGIPYFNKPPFFFWLLNASTTLWGDHELALRLPGSIAAVGTIVLTYVLASRLMSSTAAFWAALTVATSHVFLWYGRRVLFDSTLTFFITLALFAWAYVQLLGRSSWWYLLSFLSMALGVMLKELHGFFLPMLVMVSYAVIQRDWRMFKDKVFWIGLSGALVIMAAYAGMLGQGYQHHFHLGAAVKVIWNPTASGPPPEGHPFYWYLGMIWADFFPWSILLPSTLLLFWARRPFPNRSVEVLSLIWVFGLLIAFSLATMKREPYLMPMVPGFGLMVGYYYQHVLSLPERQTPMPIWLRLLLGILALLFAVGIVIGPLLLKKRWLVPPDFVPPLFIAVIAAMSGVLLYAAIRSRLHLAHYMVGGLAVGFMVTVVNIVFPAIDQAFSPRKITEEIKLLAREGQPALFHYIPGWPKNEDAVYYLKRDNVVPELPTPDAVAEAARRHGTIRVVTEEQHAVTLEKRTDFATERIREFRQPSRKHLWLLSVRSGA
- a CDS encoding MlaE family lipid ABC transporter permease subunit; the encoded protein is MEERAQQAGVILEQGTVRCEGAWTLRSLGRVERVLAATIWPHGGALRFDTSGIEAFDTGGAVVLYRAVTDARRQGCDATIEGLRSDYEQLLSLVTSNWSAVVTDVSPRLNGAERLDAAVHRLRERGLQGLAFLGESAVALGRLVRRPARLRWRTGLHRLRLDGVNALPITGLLTFLIGVVIAYQGAEQLRKFGTNIFIVDLVGISLLREIAPLIAAILIAGRSGSAYAAQIGTMKVTEELDALKTLGLSPIELLVVPRVVALIVTLPLLTVYADILGVFGGMLIAANQLSVSFTAFLSRFEEAVALRHFLIGIAKAPFFALIIALVGCYQGFQIRGGVDDVGRHTTISVVQSIFLVIIFDAICSILLNWWNL
- a CDS encoding MCE family protein, whose product is MEPKVNYVVVGAFVVLLGATVLGVILWLGKTDYRGAYDRYYVYTRESVAGLSVDSTVKYRGVDVGRVKEVVLNPDNSEEVRVTLDIVRGTPIKTDTQALLVTQGLTGLVTLNLTGGSREAPSLAAAPGLPYPIIASAPSLAGRLDGALSQLLSEQGLASLVANLNGLAQNASSALDEENRRALRQMLKDLSEVTRLLAAHGHEVDRGLQSAAAAAEQAARLAEQMGKQLPMLLERLNKSTAALQVMAEELAKTSRSVGEVVGASKPDLERFSRQTLADTGLLIGELRQLTATLTRVAQQVERQPNVLVLGRPSTSKGPGE
- a CDS encoding cupin domain-containing protein translates to MESVNAREADLITNPHQVKASRLYDTEHAQVVHITLEPGESLKKHVTPVDVFFYVLEGRGIVEIGDERKEVGPDMLISSPARIPHRWSNQSDKPFRVLVVKVPRPTEATKLL